One region of Strigops habroptila isolate Jane chromosome 11, bStrHab1.2.pri, whole genome shotgun sequence genomic DNA includes:
- the CCDC174 gene encoding coiled-coil domain-containing protein 174 has protein sequence MDRRKKPLEVAASSLVDLKAELFRKQEEFKKEKLLKDAGAFTKPKTSNKKPSIWNKQNTGVANRAEKDVEQKKEEEHILDTSRTKEKAKLYEKMSKGNLPDEETEDLYLVDFTQKIIDKQHEVQELYQSDAARKTLEKDTDDEDAQPEMEIPPPEDPDEEWVDYVDFLGRSRRCMKKDLPGLLKMDQELQGKRLVPDGNTLLSEDMKRELQRQQWEKEEEEALRKPMGPIHYEDIRENEARQLGVGYFAFSRDQELRHKQRATLDMLREQTLDQRTKREQLKEKRKAALDARLSKLRARKIKKLREAGLEEEALKLENGEVKAATDEPEAPRVPAASRKVEVVIQERRDTKPGVPYVREWDKGKELMFGQWLKKQEELRDERDPEFAPPSEYFVGPKKGGDYRSRNSKQNETSSEKLEPETAQNPRMPSVQANGGSAGEGPPSTQAYNSSVRHESASAAPCGSNTQAVPSSSEDDSSDDEDMPPSAQAYGYGARGVPPPMQAYGYGAPHMLSSVQAYGYGTHDVPFPMQHYGYGAPGMLPPMQPYGYGTHNMPFPMQAYGYGTQEAPPGMQPCGCSSQDAPPGVQPYACSAQDVPPGVEPCGYSDQDAPPGVQPCSHSEQDAPPGVQPSSHSEQDAPPGVQPSSHSDQDAPPGVQPSSHSDQDAPPGVQPSSHSDQDAPPGVQPSSHSDQDAAPSAQPKSSDAQNREPLYQSLDAMLSYYRQVT, from the exons ATGGACCGGAGGAAGAAGCCGCTGGAGGTGGCCGCCTCCTCG TTGGTAGATCTCAAAGCAGAACTCTTCCGAAAGCAAGAGgaattcaaaaaagaaaagctcctGAAAGATGCTGGTGCCTTCACAAAGCCCAAGACTTCTAATAAG AAACCAAGCATCtggaacaaacaaaacacaggagtTGCAAATCGAGCTGAGAAAGATGTTgagcagaagaaggaagaggagcatATACTGGATACATCAAGG actaaggagaaagcaaagctgtatGAGAAAATGAGCAAAGGCAACCTtccag ATGAAGAAACGGAGGATTTGTACCTAGTGGATTTCACTCAGAAGATCATAGACAAACAGCACGAGGTGCAGGAGCTGTATCAGAGCGACGCTGCTAGAAAGACTTTAGAAAAAGACACAGATGATGAGGATGCTCAACCTGAAATGGAAATACCACCACCTGAGGACCCAGATGAAGAATG GGTTGATTATGTTGATTTCTTGGGCCGATCTAGACGCTGTATGAAGAAGGATCTGCCAGGTCTACTTAAAATGGATCAGGAACTTCAAGGGAAAAG acTAGTTCCTGATGGGAATACTCTCTTATCTGAAGACATGAAAAGAGAActtcagaggcagcagtgggaaaaagaagaagaagaagccCTCAGAAAACCCATGGGACCCATACATTATGAGGACATTAGAGAAAATG AGGCCAGGCAGCTTGGTGTTGGGTACTTTGCCTTTTCTCGTGACCAAGAACTTAGGCATAAACAACGAGCAACGCTGGATATGCTCAGAGAGCAG ACACTTGATCAGAGAACTAAACGTGAACAgttgaaggagaaaaggaaggcagCTCTGGATGCAAGGCTGTCTAAACTGCGAGCACGGAAGATTAAAAAGTTAAGGGAAGCTGGATTAGAGGAAGAGGCGTTGAAACTGGAGAATGGAG AAGTGAAAGCTGCTACTGATGAACCAGAAGCTCCAAGAGTTCCTGCAGCAAGTAGAAAGGTAGAGGTTGTCATCCAGGAGAGAAGAGATACAAAGCCTGGCGTGCCTTACGTCCGAGAGTGGGATAAAGGCAAAG AATTGATGTTTGGACAGTGGttgaagaaacaggaagaactCAGAGATGAGCGAGACCCAGAATTTGCACCACCTTCTGAGTACTTCGTGGGACCAAAGAAAGGTGGTGATTACAGAAGTCGGAATTCAAAACAGAATGAAACCTCCTCTGAAAAACTGGAACCAGAGACAGCACAAAACCCAAGGATGCCATCAGTGCAGGCCAATGGCGGCAGCGCTGGGGAAGGGCCACCATCCACGCAGGCTTACAACAGCAGTGTTCGACATGAGTCGGCATCAGCAGCGCCCTGTGGCAGTAACACTCAAGCTGTGCCATCATCATCGGAGGACGACAGCAGCGATGATGAGGATATGCCACCATCAGCACAGGCTTATGGTTATGGTGCTCGAGGTGTGCCACCGCCAATGCAGGCTTATGGCTATGGTGCTCCACATATGCTGTCATCAGTGCAGGCTTATGGCTATGGCACTCATGATGTGCCATTTCCAATGCAGCATTATGGCTACGGCGCTCCAGGCATGCTGCCACCAATGCAGCCTTATGGCTACGGCACTCACAACATGCCATTCCCAATGCAGGCCTATGGCTATGGCACCCAGGAGGCACCTCCAGGAATGCAGCCTTGTGGTTGCAGCAGCCAGGATGCACCTCCAGGAGTGCAGCCCTATGCTTGCAGTGCCCAAGATGTGCCTCCAGGAGTGGAGCCCTGTGGGTACAGTGACCAGGATGCACCTCCAGGGGTGCAACCCTGCAGCCACAGTGAGCAGGATGCACCTCCAGGGGTGCAGCCCTCCAGCCACAGTGAGCAGGATGCACCTCCAGGGGTGCAGCCCTCTAGCCACAGTGACCAGGATGCACCTCCAGGGGTGCAGCCCTCCAGCCACAGTGACCAGGATGCACCTCCAGGGGTGCAGCCCTCCAGCCACAGTGACCAGGATGCACCTCCAGGGGTGCAGCCCTCCAGCCACAGTGACCAGGATGCGGCACCTTCAGCGCAGCCCAAAAGCAGTGATGCTCAAAATCGGGAGCCACTTTACCAAAGTCTAGATGCTATGCTGTCATATTACAGACAAGTGACTTGA